The genomic segment CCCCCTCGCCCGGCCGTGCGCTTGGGGGAGCAGCGCGCGCTGATCGCTGCTGACAGCTGCTgatgggcggccgcgccgcgctgggCGGCCGCACGGCGATTTCGGAGCCAGGGCGCAGGGCTGGCGGCCCCCGGCCGCGGCTCGGGTCAGGGCTGGACCCATGGTAGGGACTCGGCGGCAGGGGGGGTCCCACTGCCGGGGCCACGCGCGGCCCGACCCCGTTCCCGGACGACGGAGCCGGGGGGCCCCCGATCCAGCTGATCTCCGTGCGGGGCCATGCCAGCCGCGGGCCTTTCCTCCTGCCTCGccgctctcctcttcctcccgcaGCTGCCCATCGCCCTTCCCCGCCGCACCATGATCATCCGCCCGAGACGCTTAACCCCGGGGTATTTTCGCCTGCTCCAGGTAAGGGTcgagctgggctggggctgggcacgtGGGGACCCCCCGGCACCGTGCTGCCCGCGAGCCCTGTCTGCCGCCGCGAGCGATGCCCGGCCGTACCCCAGCTCCCGGCCCCAAAGAGGGCTGGAGCTGCCTGCGAGGGTGCAGCGTTGGGTGCTGCCACCGAAGGCAGAGCCCAGCGAGCGGGCAGAAAGCCCAGCCCGAGAGCACCCTCGCGCCCCTGGCTAAACTGCATCTTTCTCCCTTAAATCCCTCCGCGTTTCTTCTGGGCGCAGCCAGGACATTCAGGGCACGGCCGTGGTCAGCGTACCCGGAGACGCGTGTCTTCGCGCAGCCCCCGGGCTAGCCCAGCGCGTGCCGGAGCGGAGCAGGGCCTGTCCCCGCTCCCAGGGCCACCGAGTCCCGTCCCCGGGGTGGTTTCGGGTCTCGCagcgctctcctctcctcccgcaGATGCAGCTGGCAGGGTGGCGGGAGGCTGAGCCGAGGGACCGGCTGGTGAAtcacctggccctgctgctggccgccgtggggctgagccTCTCCTACTACAGCGCCCGGCGGATGGCCGGCCCCGCCAAAGCCTCCCCGGAGCCGTGAGGCCGGGGAGCTGGCGGGCGCTGCCTGGCCCAGGGAACAGTCCCGGGCTCCAGCGACATCGCACCCCTCCCCGCTCTCTCCAGCCGAGCCCCAAGCTGGTGGCACGGGAGCTGCCGGACCCGCTCCGCTCACCAAGCCCTGGCTACGGGGAGCTGCCGGATGCGTCTCCTGACTCACTCTCGCCTCATAGCCCCTTCGTAGCCCGCTTACGCTGCAtcctgcccttcccctccctgccttggCCTTTTGTTGCCCTGGAGCTGAGGGGACACGTTTGTCCCCCTTTTGGGAGCTAGGACAAAGGATGGAAAAGCCAACCCGATTCTGACTCCGATTCCCCAACAACACAAACCGACGCTGCGAGCTGGCAGCCAGGGTCACCTTCCAGCTCAAGAGCTGCCAGGCGCAGCCCAGGGACCCAATTTCAGGCAGTGGCAAGCTGAGCCCTAAACTGAGCCGCTGCCGAGAAGCCAGGATCCTGCCACCATGAGACAACCGAGCCTCAGTGAACAGAGACGCATGGAAAGGAGGGCCTGGGTGAGGCATTggcccccctctccccaccctgctcccGGGAGAGGGGCCCACGCAGCCCTTGCGCCTCGCTGGCAGCCGCACAGGGCTCCCTCCCCGAACCGGCGCAGGGGAACGTGCTGCCTCTGCAGTCAGGCCAGCTCCAATTAACAGCCGCTCCTCCCTCCCCGGGCGGCTCAGCCAGCAGCCCCACGTCACCAGCCGGCAGAAAAGAGGTCAGCGCAAAGCGCTGTTAGATAACAACAGAGCTGGGAGGGCTGGGACCAAGATCAGCCTCCGAGCAAGAGGCTGGGAGTGGAAACGAGGACACAGGGTTGGCTCCCATCGGAGAATTGCTGCCTGCGAGCAGGGGGCAGATGCCCCATCTCCCCACCAGGACCTTCCCACCTCTCCCTCTTGCACACCAAACCCCACACTGCTCCGAGCTGCTGCATGGAGCAAAGCTGCCCCTAGCAGAGAGTGTTTAGATACCAACTAGAGAACTAGGTTTAATTGCCTCGATAACCCTGGGGGGAAGAAATCTGGTCAGTCTGCATGCAAATAAATCTTTTCCTTCTGAGCAAAGCTGCACTGTCTCGCTGCCTTTCTGCTGCTACAGCTGAGCGCTCCCTCCTCCTGTGGCTCAGCAGGGGGGACAAACCTTTCATCTGTTGTTTTAGTGCCACAGTTGTATCAGTCAAACCTGTTCTGCAGGAATTTACGGCAGTCAGTGCCATTGCAACACGGAAGCGTTGCAAACATTGGAGTCGCATAGCAGAGAGAGGCCGAGCAGGGAGGCGCTGCCCTAGCAGGGGCGGGAGCACCCGACAGCCTGGGCGGCTGAAGCAGGATCCCTGCGCAGGAACAGAACAGCACTGGGCTGGGGGATACGCGGTAGGCACTGGATCACACTGGGTGCGCGGCCCCATGCCGCTGCTCTCTGGGGGTATGAAACCACTCACCAGGCACTGCGTTTTAGTGGGCAGAAGCCCGGAGGTGTCCCTGCTGGGAACACATTAGCGCCTGCCCCTCAAAGCGCACAGGGGATCAGGGCCCACTCTGGGAGCTCAAATCAGGCAGGGCCAGAAACACAAAAAGCTGCTTGCGATAGACCCAAGGGCTTGAAGAGCAGTTCGTTCCAGCACACAGTCCCCCAAAAGAAGCTCCTGTGCTGCACCTTCCACCAACGCGTTAGGATCCCCCTCACCGGAAGACAAACCAGAGGGAGCTTTACCTTCCTGTCAGGGCAGGAGAACTGTGACGAGGCCATTCCTACAAACTGATAGGCACTCTGGGAATATTTCACTTCCAAGGTTCAGGAAAAGTTTAAAATCGAGAGACTACCCTCAATCCAGAAGGGCAGCTGTCCCCACTACCTCAGCACTGCTCCAAGCCAGAGCCTGGACCACACTAGCAAAGAATTCTGCATTCAACACTGCCAGCCTGTTGATTAACATACTTTAATGGGTGACTTAGAGGTGTCAACCTCTAACCCAAGGAGAAGTATCTAAAATTGCTCTAAAACCAGAGAGATGAGTGCACAGCCATATAACATTTACACCAAGCTGCTGCTTGTCCCTTCCCCAGGAAGGGGAACACAGTCTGCTGTCAGGCACATAGTACACAAGCGCCCTCCCCAACGAGGGCATCCAAGGTCTCTCTGGCTGCCTTCTCCTCATTAGCTCTTCAGCAAGGAAAGCTGCCAGGAAAACTGTTGCTTCGTTGCTGGGAGGCTGGAAGAGAGCTCGTTTTCCTCACAGGGCTCAGTAACAAAACACCTTTTTTGCAGCACTGTAATAAGGGCAGCCCTGGCCCTCTAGTCCGCTGCACTCAGCTGGACGCCTCCATCTCGATTTCTTCATCGATCGGTTGGGTATGTACTTCTACCTTCTTTGGGGGGATGTAGGATCCCATTCCAGccgctctctctgcctcctcctgcgtGTACGGCTCCTCGCTCAGCTGTTTCAACCTGAAAAGAAGGCAGAAATTACTGTTAAACCACCCATGTGAGTTCTGATGTTCACCTGAATCTCCTTAAAACAAGCCAAACTCCTGTACAAACTGGCCCAGAACTGACACCACCAGCCTCACCCTGCCAAAGCTGGAGACAGGGCAGAGCCCTGTGGCTACAGGCGCAGCTCCGGGGATGGCACGAGGACCCACACGGGCGGCTCACAGTGCCACAGAAGCCCCCCCCCACACTTACCTTTTCTTGTGCACCTTGGACCTGAAGTGCTCCTTCATGCTGGTCAGATCTACGAAGTAGCGCCTGCAGGGAGAGACTGAGGGTGAGAGGAGCCCGAggcaggagcggggcgggggaCAGGGAGCGACAGCCaagcccagccgcctctgagggGCCCTCGCGTGAGGCAGCCGCTGCCCGGGCCCCAGCGGCAGCCCCCCCACTACCAGCCCACCCCGTCTTGGGGCGGCCTCCATCCCTTCCCGGGACAAACTACCGGGGTTAGAGCGACCCCTGCCCCAgaccggccccccccaccccccgcggccGTTATCCGTTTCGGCCGTtacccccccccggcccgtgaCGCACGCGCAGTGCAGGCAGTAGAACTGGGCGCAGCCCGGCAGGTCGGGGTCGGGCTCCTGCCGCAGCAGCCTGGCGGCCACCTCGGGCCTGAGATCCGCGTGGATCTCGTCCAGGTCCCGGCGGCGCCGCTTCGCCTTGCCCTGGCGGCCCAGGGAGCGGGCGCGGTGGGCGCCCGTGCGCCGGCTGCTCCGCGGCGAcatgatggcggcggcggcggcggcgcccgctgaTGACGTCAGCGCGCCGCACcgcaaggagagaggggaaggcggcaggccccgccccctgcggcggcaggccccgcccacccctccaggccccgcccccggcgcggccccacgCGGGACTCGGTGCCCCGCGACCCgccgcgctgggggggggggtgggggagccgGGCCCCAaaccccggccctgcccggccccgcttggtcccccccccccggccctggcgcTTGCACCCTGCGGCGTGGCCGACCCCCGGGAGGGCCGCGTCCCCCCGAAACCCCCCGGCTCCCCCTGGGCTTTGGCCCCGCACCGGGGCGGCGTGGCCTGCTCGAAGCGCGGCATCACCTCGGGGACGGTTTGGGGCGCTCGGGGTGGGACCGGCCGCTGGTGGCGGCTGTCACCCTGCCGCTGTCACCCTGCTGCAGCCCTCGAGGCCAGGGGTGATGCCGGGGCCGGCCCTGCTCCAACCACTGctgcgacgagctggccagggcTCAGCAGGCCGGGCCCTGCAGGAGCCGGGGCCAAGGGGTcccggagcggccgcggcgcTTATCGGGtgcccccgcggagccccgggcaGAGGAgccgcgccgacccgccggccccCAGCGATCGCCTTACCGCCCGCCCCGGGGAATCAATAATAGATGGGGAGCCGgggtgcagcggggagggggcagcgccgtGCCCCCAGCGCCCGCGCTGCGGCCGGGCACCGGCCCCGGGGGGACGGGGCACCCCGCTGGGCGAGGGGCCCTGGGGTGCCGGGAGGGGGGGGTGGTCGGGGGCCAGggtgggaggtttggggggggccGGAGCAGCTGCCCTCGCTctgcccacccacccccccccggcacccggcccGGCTTGggttactctttgtgcagccgagGCAGCCCCTAAAATTTTAATGACGACACCGgatccctggggagggggggaggcccgtgaccccgctgccccccacgccagccccacggagtgggggggggggggggcagcccggcccgggAACAGGCAcacgggggctgcccggcacCTGGGCGAGCGGCCGGCGCCTGAGCCCATCACCATGACTCAGGCCTTCTGGAGGCTCTACAAGTCCAAAGCGCTGCAGACGCTGAGCGGCGAGCGGACGGACGAAGAGgtagggcggcggggccgcgcggggacCCCAAAGCGgggtcagaccccccccccaaaaaaaacccctctgacTTTGCCTCTGCGTTTCAGGCAGAGCCCCCGCAGCGGATGgaggcggccgagccgccggAGGAGGCAGCCGGCCCCGTGGCCCAGCTGGCGCGCAAGGtgagggcggccggggggcggtgggccggggcgggcgccccggggggggccgcgggccgggtgAGTGGCGCCATGCCTCGTCCGCAGGTGCAGGGCGCgggagccaggggctggcagACGCTCTCGGCCCTGTTCGGCCGCGAGGACGGACGCCGGCTGCTCAGCCCGGAGCCCGGCGCCGACCGGTAAGTGGGATCCAacacgccgccccccccccaatgaaccccccccctccccaaaccccctgCCGCCACCGGCTCCGCGTTGCTCCTTAATCCATGCGTCCATCCCGCGGGCTCCGAAACCCGACGGGTTGGGGAAGCTTTGCTGGGAGGGCtcgagggctggagcagggggacggcggggggggggagagaggggtctCCGCCATCACCCCCCAGCAGCCGGAGGCAGTCGGGTCCCGGCGCCCTtctccggccccggctccccaaGCGCCGACCGTCCCCCCGCTGTCTCCCCAGCCCGCTGTCCGCCTCGCCGGCCGAGCTGCCCCCCGCCAAGGCACCCGGCTTTTGGGACCTCTTCGCTTCCAAGTGGCAGCAGCCTGCGGCGTCGGATGAGCCGGAGCCGGGCGAgagccccggggagcccggcgaCTTCGCGGGCGACGgcggctcccgccccggcccggccgccgaccTGCGCCAGCCCGAGGAAGGGGCCTTCGGCTGGGGTTTCCTGGCCGACAAACTTGCCGAGATCCGGAATAAAAATGCTCCCAAGGGCGACTAGAGCAGGAGCCGCCCGGAAGGACTTTCTGCAGCAGCGCGGGCGGCCGCTGCAGCGCTGCCCCGGCACCCCCGGCTCCCGCGTTGCCGCCTGCtccggacccggcctgccccccTTCCCCGACGCTGTTTCTACCCCCTCGGATAAGGGAGCCGGGTAACTCCGCGGCGGGCGTTTGCAGTGAGTTTTGGCCGGTCTCTGCCTGCCTGGAGGTGTCTGCACTAAAGACCTCGAGCTGCCCCTTTTTCCCACCGCCGCGTCGAGCTTTCTTCagccctgcccgcggccgcccctccggggggccggggagctgccCCCGCGCCCGGCACAAACCGCATACGCAGCCGGGCTAAAAACACAGCCGGGTTTATTGAGCATTGCCCCGGTCCCGCGCAGCCCTTTCCCCTTCGGATCCGGTGAGCCCGGCGGGaagcgggggccgggcgggcgctgccCGCAGCGGGGGCTCGGGCTCTGCCCGCCCCCCCGGACCGGGCCTGGCTCCACGAcgccggggctgctgccctctcccGCCACCCTCCgcaggagctggggagcgccGAGGAGAGGCCGAAGGAGGACCTGGCGGGGGGGAAACCCTTCCTCCCCCGGACACCCCCATCACACTCCTCCGAGCATCCACACCCCCCAAAACGCAGCCCTTTCCGGGCTCAGACCGGTCTCCAAGGGCATGAAACCATGTGGCCAACGGGGGCCAGCCcgcagtgcctcagtttccccatgggTAGACCTGCTGGCTCTCCCGGCCAGCCGCGGCCTggcacggccgccgccggcgccacGTCCATCCGGCACCGCGGGCCGTATGCAGCCGGCACGGGGCCGGCCGGGGTCTCCCCGTCGCCGGTCGGGTCGCCTCTCCCTCCGCCAAGGCCCCTCAGACGGTGGACTCCTTGGCGGCCGCCCAGGCTCGCTGGCAGCCGTAGAGCCACTTGATGACGCGGGCGTTGCGCtccacgacggagacggccgagCAGAGCCTGGCGCCCGGCTCCTCCTCGCccgcctccccgtcctccccgctgccccgcgaCGCCCGGCCCAGCTCCGACTCGCacgagcccggcggccgggccgaggccgcgTCCCAACCCGCCGGCCCAAaccgctcctgccccagcacctccaccagcGCCCGGTCCAGGCCGCAGTAGTTGAAGAATCGCTCCTTCTCCGAGAGCGGCAGGGAGACGCGGAGCCCCAGCGGCTGCTTGCCAGGGCcgggggaggccggcggcggcgggcggccgccgggcagcgggacgatgccgccgctcgccccctgcGTCCTCGCCTCCTCTTTCTCGGCGGGCGCCCACAGCATGGGGGTGTCGGGGCTCtggggggccgccgcgggggagccggggggcttgTCTCGGAGGGGTCCCTGGAACAGGCGCCTCACCAAGCCGTAGCCCTTAGCGTTCTCCTTGTTCACCACCGGGCAGTCCCGTTTCTGCCGGTAAATGATGAGCGAGTCGGGTCTCAGCAGGCGCTTGCCGCTCCCCCCTCTCCGCGACACGGGCGACTGCGGGCACGGCGGCTTCCTGGGGCCGTCCCGGCTCAGGTCTGAGGCCTGGCAGAGCTCGTGACACTGCTGGAGAGCGAGgaggcgccggccgcggggggagAGCCGGGGCGAGCAGCCCAGCAGCGCCGGCTCCTGCCGGCTGTTGATGACTTGCTGGGATTTGACGTACTTGGCCTTGTCGGCCTCGAGGCGCTCCACGGCGCTGGGCGCCCGgaccccgctgcccccctgcaTCTGCTCCCGCAGGTAGTCGGGGCCCCGGTTCAGCAAGCCCAGGGGCgagaggcggcggccgggggccgccAGCCCCACCTCGCTGGAGGCGCAgacggccggcggcgggctgccgAGGGGCACCATGGCCCGCACCCGGCTCCGGCAGGGACGGCGCCGGCTCCTGCCTCCCGGGGGGTCGTCCCacccctgctttgctcccgcgTTCGGCTCCGGCCCTGCgaggagagaggagagacggGGTTAGcccggagggaggcagcggccccggggggccgccggggctctGGGGTGGGCGGCGGGCAGGAAAGGGGCCGGGAGCAGGGCTCTTCTCGCCCCTCGGCCCGGCGGACGTGCCCTGGGCCGGCGCGGGAGAGgagcccctgcagccctggcCGCCGGCAGGAACAATGGCGGGCAGGAAGAGCGAAGCGCCGCGCATCCGCCGGCCTCGCCGGCGTCCCGAGAGCcgctgcaaacaggaaaaaatacgGCAGCCGGCCGCCTTATCTTTACGAGCCCAGGGGACGGCGGAACAAAGCGCGGCCCCCGGCACGCAGGAAAGCCGGCGAGCGGCCCCGGGCGCCTCCGAGCGCGCCGGCAGCGGGACAGGGGCCGCCGGGGCGTTTTGGCTCGCCTGGGTTTCCGTGCCCCCCGCCGCGCTGGCCTGGCCTGCGCTCCGCTCCCTGCTCCGCTTCCCTTTTCGGAAAGGGAAACAAAGGAGTTGGGGGCAGGTTTATTTTAAGCGGTGCCCGTCCGCGGCAGAGGCGCGACGCCGCGGCTCCTCCGTGGCCGTCTAGCGTCGCCTCCCCGCGGAGGaggagcggccgcggcgccggggcgctgcCTCCCCATCCCACGGGA from the Struthio camelus isolate bStrCam1 chromosome 23, bStrCam1.hap1, whole genome shotgun sequence genome contains:
- the FAM110D gene encoding protein FAM110D isoform X2, which encodes MLDRSVPAQVPVSESILCPARSVPAQVPVSESILCPARSIPVEVPVSESILCPARSVPAQVPVSESILCPARSIPVEVPVSESILCPARSIPAEVPVSESILCPARSIPARPRAGAERGSKAGVGRPPGRQEPAPSLPEPGAGHGAPRQPAAGRLRLQRGGAGGPRPPPLAPGLAEPGPRLPAGADAGGQRGPGAQRRGAPRGRQGQKRDCPVVNKENAKGYGLVRRLFQGPLRDKPPGSPAAAPQSPDTPMLWAPAEKEEARTQGASGGIVPLPGGRPPPPASPGPGKQPLGLRVSLPLSEKERFFNYCGLDRALVEVLGQERFGPAGWDAASARPPGSCESELGRASRGSGEDGEAGEEEPGARLCSAVSVVERNARVIKWLYGCQRAWAAAKESTV
- the C23H1orf232 gene encoding uncharacterized protein C1orf232 homolog, which gives rise to MTQAFWRLYKSKALQTLSGERTDEEAEPPQRMEAAEPPEEAAGPVAQLARKVQGAGARGWQTLSALFGREDGRRLLSPEPGADRPLSASPAELPPAKAPGFWDLFASKWQQPAASDEPEPGESPGEPGDFAGDGGSRPGPAADLRQPEEGAFGWGFLADKLAEIRNKNAPKGD
- the FAM110D gene encoding protein FAM110D isoform X4, producing MLDRSIPVEVPVSESILCPARSVPAQVPVSESILCPARSIPVEVPVSESILCPARSIPAEVPVSESILCPARSIPARPRAGAERGSKAGVGRPPGRQEPAPSLPEPGAGHGAPRQPAAGRLRLQRGGAGGPRPPPLAPGLAEPGPRLPAGADAGGQRGPGAQRRGAPRGRQGQKRDCPVVNKENAKGYGLVRRLFQGPLRDKPPGSPAAAPQSPDTPMLWAPAEKEEARTQGASGGIVPLPGGRPPPPASPGPGKQPLGLRVSLPLSEKERFFNYCGLDRALVEVLGQERFGPAGWDAASARPPGSCESELGRASRGSGEDGEAGEEEPGARLCSAVSVVERNARVIKWLYGCQRAWAAAKESTV
- the ZNF593 gene encoding zinc finger protein 593 — translated: MSPRSSRRTGAHRARSLGRQGKAKRRRRDLDEIHADLRPEVAARLLRQEPDPDLPGCAQFYCLHCARYFVDLTSMKEHFRSKVHKKRLKQLSEEPYTQEEAERAAGMGSYIPPKKVEVHTQPIDEEIEMEASS
- the FAM110D gene encoding protein FAM110D isoform X1, producing the protein MRSRQRERGFAVLFLMLRVLGWTESPCPSCEEVNTSATGPRRSREEPAPKSGCWIGSCRRRSQFAAGSQRDWNGNGQRAAGSIPTEVLVSESILCPARSVPAQVPVSESILCPARSVPAQVPVSESILCPARSIPVEVPVSESILCPARSVPAQVPVSESILCPARSIPVEVPVSESILCPARSIPAEVPVSESILCPARSIPARPRAGAERGSKAGVGRPPGRQEPAPSLPEPGAGHGAPRQPAAGRLRLQRGGAGGPRPPPLAPGLAEPGPRLPAGADAGGQRGPGAQRRGAPRGRQGQKRDCPVVNKENAKGYGLVRRLFQGPLRDKPPGSPAAAPQSPDTPMLWAPAEKEEARTQGASGGIVPLPGGRPPPPASPGPGKQPLGLRVSLPLSEKERFFNYCGLDRALVEVLGQERFGPAGWDAASARPPGSCESELGRASRGSGEDGEAGEEEPGARLCSAVSVVERNARVIKWLYGCQRAWAAAKESTV
- the FAM110D gene encoding protein FAM110D isoform X3 translates to MRGASLFLPAIVPAGGQGCRGSSPAPAQGPEPNAGAKQGWDDPPGGRSRRRPCRSRVRAMVPLGSPPPAVCASSEVGLAAPGRRLSPLGLLNRGPDYLREQMQGGSGVRAPSAVERLEADKAKYVKSQQVINSRQEPALLGCSPRLSPRGRRLLALQQCHELCQASDLSRDGPRKPPCPQSPVSRRGGSGKRLLRPDSLIIYRQKRDCPVVNKENAKGYGLVRRLFQGPLRDKPPGSPAAAPQSPDTPMLWAPAEKEEARTQGASGGIVPLPGGRPPPPASPGPGKQPLGLRVSLPLSEKERFFNYCGLDRALVEVLGQERFGPAGWDAASARPPGSCESELGRASRGSGEDGEAGEEEPGARLCSAVSVVERNARVIKWLYGCQRAWAAAKESTV